A region of Mammaliicoccus sp. Dog046 DNA encodes the following proteins:
- a CDS encoding TspO/MBR family protein, which yields MNVIETIKTIIKVITPIIGGKFIGKFAVKNARKDYKNNVRPPFSPPGYVFPIVWPIFYTTMGVAYALVTNKSTSKDLKGAYYTQLSLNYLWSILYFKYKLRFSALIESVVLLGAVVTTTVKFFNVKKVAGILLVPYMLWSAFATYLTAGNWYLNKDNPSYTEKSEN from the coding sequence ATGAATGTAATTGAAACAATAAAAACAATCATAAAAGTGATAACACCAATTATCGGTGGTAAATTTATAGGTAAATTTGCAGTGAAAAACGCGAGAAAAGATTATAAAAATAATGTTAGACCACCTTTTTCACCCCCCGGCTATGTCTTTCCAATTGTGTGGCCAATATTTTATACAACGATGGGCGTAGCTTATGCATTAGTGACTAATAAATCTACTAGTAAGGATTTGAAAGGTGCTTATTACACGCAATTAAGCCTGAATTATCTATGGTCGATATTATACTTCAAATATAAATTACGCTTTAGTGCGTTGATAGAGAGTGTTGTATTACTGGGCGCAGTAGTTACAACAACTGTGAAATTTTTCAATGTAAAAAAAGTTGCTGGCATTTTACTAGTTCCATATATGCTTTGGAGCGCTTTTGCTACTTATTTAACAGCTGGTAATTGGTATTTAAATAAAGATAACCCAAGCTATACAGAGAAATCTGAGAATTAA